One Candidatus Zixiibacteriota bacterium DNA segment encodes these proteins:
- a CDS encoding methyltransferase domain-containing protein, giving the protein MNKNKNKDLLHKKLCPKSSQFDIEWMLANEMGPNAIWLTEILAERMNLKKDMRLLDLGCGRGMTSIFLAKTYQVNVCATDLWINVDDIWSVVSEAGMEDGVFPIQAEAHNLPYAARYFESIISVDSYQYFGTDDLYLGYITRFLKDGGQLGLVMPATMKEFDKPPGHLIHKQESGGIFWDQKECRTLHTLDWWIDHFSYPGIVDIEVAEIIPDGWKLWLEWEEIKDGGGFSGFPSDAETISADAGKYLGFVLIILKTIPRKKSELGHSLKVRL; this is encoded by the coding sequence GAATAAAAATAAAAACAAAGACCTCTTACATAAAAAACTCTGCCCGAAGAGTAGTCAATTCGATATAGAATGGATGCTGGCCAATGAAATGGGGCCAAACGCTATATGGCTGACTGAAATTCTCGCTGAACGAATGAATTTGAAAAAAGATATGCGCCTTTTAGATCTCGGATGCGGACGGGGGATGACCAGTATATTTTTGGCCAAAACTTACCAGGTCAATGTTTGCGCGACTGATTTGTGGATTAATGTCGATGATATCTGGTCTGTAGTTTCAGAAGCTGGGATGGAGGACGGTGTATTTCCGATTCAGGCCGAAGCCCACAACCTCCCCTATGCCGCAAGATATTTTGAATCAATCATTAGTGTTGATTCTTACCAGTATTTTGGTACCGATGATTTGTACCTGGGATATATCACCAGATTTCTTAAAGACGGAGGACAATTGGGACTGGTCATGCCGGCAACGATGAAAGAGTTTGACAAACCTCCGGGCCATCTAATCCACAAACAAGAATCAGGCGGAATTTTTTGGGATCAAAAAGAATGCCGAACCCTTCACACTCTCGATTGGTGGATAGACCATTTCTCGTACCCGGGAATTGTCGATATTGAAGTCGCCGAAATCATTCCGGATGGCTGGAAGCTGTGGCTGGAATGGGAGGAGATAAAAGACGGAGGAGGTTTTTCCGGATTCCCCAGTGACGCCGAAACAATTTCAGCGGATGCGGGTAAATATTTAGGTTTTGTCTTAATTATCCTGAAAACTATACCGAGAAAAAAGAGCGAACTCGGCCATTCACTTAAAGTACGGCTTTAA
- the radA gene encoding DNA repair protein RadA — MKAAPKKKTAYFCTSCGMMHHRWQGQCRECGEWNTLHEETIVSPQKQTQIKSLSKNEAVAMPDIKIEDRSRLLCRINEFDRVLGGGAVPGSAMLVGGEPGIGKSSLLLQVAEEYSQNGHNVLYISGEESTHQIKERAGRFGITGKSISVANLTELESILELCRGDYGVIIIDSIQTVASAAFDSPPGTVGQVRESSSRLIELAKQTGKILFLVGHITKDGAVAGPKVMEHMVDAVLYFEGDRNHMYRILRSQKNRFGPAGEIGVFEMTGNGLAEVSNPSAVFLSSSHDSITPGRILSSAVEGSRSFLVEVEALVATSHYGIPQRVASGIDNKRLAIISAVLEKRGGVNLGGNDIFVNIAGGFRIDDTALDLAFLLAAASSRLNIAVDANMIVIGETGLSGDVRGVGHIDRRLSEAARLGMTKAMIPKANANGLSGKNKLEIIPVATIEEALQVIK; from the coding sequence ATGAAGGCGGCTCCGAAAAAAAAGACAGCGTATTTTTGTACTTCATGCGGGATGATGCACCACCGCTGGCAGGGGCAATGCCGCGAGTGTGGCGAATGGAATACTCTGCATGAAGAGACAATCGTATCTCCGCAGAAACAGACTCAAATAAAATCACTGAGCAAAAATGAAGCGGTCGCGATGCCTGATATTAAAATCGAAGATCGGTCGCGTCTTCTATGCCGGATAAATGAATTTGACCGGGTTCTCGGCGGCGGAGCGGTTCCTGGGTCGGCAATGTTGGTTGGCGGCGAACCGGGGATCGGCAAATCATCACTTCTCCTTCAAGTCGCCGAAGAGTATTCCCAAAATGGACATAACGTCCTGTACATCTCGGGCGAAGAATCGACGCATCAGATAAAAGAACGGGCCGGGCGGTTTGGCATCACGGGTAAGTCTATCTCGGTTGCCAATCTCACCGAACTGGAAAGTATCCTTGAATTATGCCGCGGGGATTACGGCGTTATAATCATCGATTCGATTCAAACGGTGGCGTCGGCGGCGTTTGATTCGCCTCCCGGAACGGTCGGGCAGGTGCGGGAATCATCATCGCGGCTGATCGAACTGGCCAAGCAAACAGGCAAGATATTATTTCTCGTCGGACATATCACCAAAGACGGCGCCGTCGCGGGGCCGAAGGTGATGGAGCATATGGTTGACGCCGTTTTGTATTTTGAGGGCGACCGCAATCATATGTACCGGATTTTGCGCTCGCAGAAAAATCGGTTCGGTCCGGCGGGCGAGATTGGCGTTTTTGAAATGACCGGAAACGGACTGGCCGAAGTGTCAAATCCTTCGGCGGTATTTTTATCATCTTCGCATGACAGCATCACTCCCGGTCGGATATTATCGTCAGCAGTGGAAGGCAGTCGGTCGTTTCTCGTTGAAGTCGAAGCGCTGGTAGCGACGTCGCACTACGGCATTCCACAGCGAGTAGCATCCGGCATTGATAATAAACGTTTGGCAATAATCAGCGCCGTATTGGAAAAAAGAGGAGGAGTTAATTTGGGGGGCAACGATATATTTGTCAATATTGCCGGAGGGTTTCGGATTGACGATACCGCTCTCGATTTGGCGTTTCTATTGGCGGCGGCGTCATCGCGGCTGAATATCGCCGTTGACGCCAATATGATTGTAATAGGTGAAACGGGATTGTCCGGCGATGTTCGCGGTGTCGGGCACATCGACCGGCGATTATCCGAAGCGGCCCGATTGGGAATGACCAAAGCGATGATCCCCAAAGCCAACGCGAATGGTTTGTCAGGAAAAAATAAACTCGAAATCATCCCGGTCGCCACGATAGAAGAGGCTTTGCAGGTGATAAAGTAG
- a CDS encoding GNAT family N-acetyltransferase, with protein sequence MITLREITAESLRSIIDLKVAENQKSFVKPNAVSIAQAYFDKNAWFRAIYDGEAPIGFVMLWLDTEKAEYWLWRFMIDEKFQKKGFGYQAMKIIIEHVRILPNATRFGLTYASGDGDPSQFYAKLGFVETGEWQDDQKVMMLEL encoded by the coding sequence ATGATAACACTCCGAGAGATTACTGCGGAATCCCTTAGGTCGATTATTGATCTCAAGGTTGCCGAAAATCAGAAGAGTTTTGTAAAGCCAAATGCAGTGTCTATAGCCCAGGCGTATTTTGATAAAAACGCTTGGTTTCGCGCTATCTATGACGGTGAAGCGCCGATTGGATTTGTGATGTTATGGCTCGATACAGAAAAAGCGGAGTACTGGCTCTGGCGATTTATGATTGACGAAAAATTCCAAAAGAAGGGATTTGGATACCAAGCGATGAAAATTATCATTGAGCATGTCCGAATCCTTCCCAACGCGACGCGATTTGGCCTTACTTATGCGTCTGGGGATGGCGATCCATCTCAGTTCTATGCCAAGTTGGGATTTGTCGAAACCGGAGAATGGCAAGACGACCAAAAAGTAATGATGCTTGAGTTATAG
- the tgt gene encoding tRNA guanosine(34) transglycosylase Tgt: MKYPEGFEFEVIHTDGDARLGRLTTPHAVIDTPVFMPVGTQGAVKTLACEDLEQMGAQIFLVNTYHLYLRPGVDVVEKMGRVHGLTAWPKAILSDSGGYQVFSHRDRIKISDDGVRFQSHFDGSYHDFTPEKVIDIQRKLGADIIMSFDECTPYPATREQAQAGLKRTTDWAKRGIAAFEKLEETGEYPPQLLHGIVQGSVYEDLRKQSVDELLSLDFPGYSIGGLSVGEPKEEMIEMLDVTVPLLPKEKQRYLMGVGYPEDILNAVERGIDMFDCVLPTRNARTGLVFTKSGPYNFRNASATDDDKPLDADCNCYVCQRYSRAYLRHLYSVSEITAHRLASYHSVNFFIELLRDIRAAIREDRFGKFKKEYLDKYNY, from the coding sequence ATGAAATATCCTGAAGGATTTGAGTTTGAAGTAATACACACTGACGGTGATGCGCGGTTGGGGCGGTTGACAACACCTCATGCTGTTATTGATACGCCCGTTTTTATGCCGGTCGGGACCCAGGGAGCGGTCAAGACGCTGGCGTGCGAAGACCTCGAACAGATGGGGGCGCAGATTTTCCTGGTCAATACTTATCATCTCTATTTACGGCCCGGTGTCGATGTTGTCGAAAAGATGGGGCGGGTTCATGGCCTGACGGCCTGGCCTAAGGCGATTTTGTCCGACTCGGGCGGGTATCAGGTTTTTTCTCATCGTGACCGGATAAAAATATCGGATGACGGGGTGCGGTTTCAATCGCATTTCGATGGCTCATATCATGATTTTACGCCGGAAAAAGTAATCGACATTCAAAGAAAGCTGGGGGCGGATATTATCATGTCGTTCGACGAATGTACGCCGTATCCGGCGACGCGCGAACAGGCACAGGCCGGACTCAAACGGACCACCGACTGGGCCAAACGGGGGATAGCGGCGTTTGAGAAACTGGAGGAGACCGGTGAGTATCCTCCGCAGTTACTTCACGGCATCGTTCAGGGTTCGGTTTATGAGGATTTGAGAAAGCAGTCGGTCGATGAACTTCTGAGCTTGGATTTTCCGGGATATTCTATCGGTGGCCTCTCGGTCGGCGAGCCGAAAGAAGAAATGATTGAGATGCTTGATGTAACGGTGCCGCTTCTGCCAAAAGAAAAGCAACGTTATTTGATGGGTGTCGGGTATCCGGAAGATATATTGAATGCCGTCGAGCGGGGTATCGATATGTTTGACTGCGTTTTGCCGACTCGCAACGCCCGTACCGGATTGGTGTTTACCAAAAGCGGCCCGTATAATTTTCGCAACGCATCGGCAACCGACGACGATAAGCCTCTTGATGCCGACTGCAATTGTTATGTGTGTCAGCGGTATAGCCGGGCATATTTGAGACATCTGTATTCGGTTTCCGAGATAACAGCGCATCGGCTGGCATCGTATCACAGCGTCAATTTCTTTATCGAGCTCCTCCGCGATATCAGAGCGGCGATTAGAGAAGACAGGTTTGGGAAGTTTAAGAAGGAGTATTTGGATAAATACAATTATTGA
- a CDS encoding alpha/beta hydrolase, with translation MKKCFAFFLIVLLCGNIAVAQSNQNIIGTWNGKLSVQEVTLRLTFHICDTSGTLTATMDSPDQGAYGIPMDSCVYEEGNIRITNTQIMGVYTGKLSDDKNSLTGTWVQGGMSMELNLERGEKVTISRPQEPKPPYPYLEEEISYLNEIGGSSLAGTLSKPKTGGPFPTVLLITGSGMQDRDEMVFGHRPFWVLADHLTRNGIAVLRVDDRGAGKSTGEVMTATSKDFAGDVKAGVEYLKSRDDVDKNKIGLIGHSEGGMIAPMIASESDDIAFIVLLAGPGVPGHEILTRQAIDIMKLDGKSEEEVALYGDLQKKILGVIVKDISNEEAVIEMKQIFKSWEEALPPEISQDLDSTMIFQMQQSFEQALLPWMRYFVAYDPRPALQKTKCPVLAINGEKDVQVYARDNLSAIEKALKEGGNSNYRIEELPDLNHLFQTCKTGAVSEYSEIEETFSPIALNIISDWIHKNIK, from the coding sequence ATGAAAAAGTGTTTTGCGTTTTTTCTAATTGTTTTATTATGCGGCAATATTGCCGTAGCGCAGTCTAATCAGAATATAATCGGCACATGGAACGGGAAGCTGTCGGTTCAAGAGGTAACGCTGCGACTAACATTCCATATATGCGATACGTCCGGAACGCTGACGGCTACGATGGACAGCCCTGACCAGGGGGCTTATGGAATCCCGATGGATTCCTGCGTTTATGAGGAAGGGAACATAAGGATTACCAATACTCAGATTATGGGAGTCTATACCGGAAAGCTGAGTGATGATAAAAACAGCCTGACGGGAACCTGGGTGCAGGGCGGCATGAGCATGGAACTCAATCTCGAACGGGGTGAGAAAGTTACTATTAGCCGTCCGCAGGAGCCGAAACCGCCGTATCCATATCTCGAAGAAGAAATAAGCTATCTCAATGAAATAGGCGGTTCATCTTTGGCGGGGACGTTATCCAAACCGAAAACCGGCGGGCCATTCCCGACAGTCCTTCTGATAACCGGATCGGGCATGCAGGATCGTGATGAGATGGTATTTGGCCATCGGCCGTTTTGGGTTTTGGCCGATCATCTAACGAGAAACGGAATTGCCGTTTTGCGCGTCGATGACCGTGGAGCCGGAAAATCAACCGGCGAAGTAATGACTGCTACTTCAAAAGATTTTGCCGGAGATGTGAAAGCGGGCGTGGAGTATCTCAAGTCGCGTGATGATGTCGATAAAAATAAAATCGGGCTCATCGGGCATAGCGAAGGCGGGATGATCGCGCCAATGATAGCTTCAGAATCTGATGATATTGCCTTCATAGTACTTTTAGCCGGACCGGGAGTGCCGGGACATGAGATTTTGACACGACAGGCAATAGATATTATGAAACTGGACGGAAAAAGCGAAGAGGAAGTTGCACTCTATGGCGATCTGCAGAAGAAAATTCTCGGTGTGATCGTCAAAGATATTTCAAATGAAGAAGCCGTTATCGAAATGAAGCAGATATTCAAATCATGGGAAGAAGCATTACCTCCGGAAATTTCTCAAGACCTTGATTCGACCATGATTTTTCAGATGCAGCAAAGTTTTGAGCAGGCTTTATTGCCGTGGATGCGATATTTCGTGGCTTATGATCCGCGTCCGGCTTTGCAGAAAACAAAATGCCCGGTTCTTGCCATCAATGGCGAAAAGGATGTGCAGGTTTACGCCAGGGATAATTTGTCTGCAATTGAGAAAGCTCTTAAAGAGGGCGGTAATTCCAATTATCGCATAGAAGAATTACCTGATTTGAATCACTTGTTCCAAACCTGTAAGACCGGGGCGGTATCGGAATACAGTGAGATTGAGGAGACGTTTTCACCGATCGCGCTTAATATAATATCGGATTGGATTCATAAAAATATTAAATAG
- a CDS encoding fibronectin type III domain-containing protein: MRTFCRFLILAGIGLGLTGVSANTVDEENIARSVSIRLTWTAPRDIGPESKAAAYDLRFSTDSITEERWYRAAQVSGEPFPEIKGVVQSCYVFGLVENTKYYFAIKSVDRAGNWSKISNVVSRTAQRYARGDINDNGIAYEAADAIMLTNFFIIGLRALGDKYLDDFVYDINADGTPLRLADLIYMIRIISGDAKPLP, translated from the coding sequence GTGAGGACATTTTGTAGATTTCTTATTTTGGCAGGGATTGGCCTGGGACTGACGGGTGTAAGCGCGAATACGGTCGATGAAGAAAACATCGCCCGGAGCGTTTCTATTCGACTTACCTGGACCGCTCCCAGGGATATCGGACCGGAATCAAAGGCGGCCGCCTATGATCTGCGGTTTTCAACAGATTCAATCACGGAAGAAAGATGGTATCGAGCCGCGCAGGTTTCCGGAGAACCCTTCCCCGAAATCAAAGGTGTTGTGCAGAGTTGTTATGTTTTTGGTTTGGTCGAAAATACCAAATACTATTTCGCCATTAAATCCGTAGATCGGGCCGGTAACTGGTCAAAAATCTCAAATGTTGTCTCACGGACAGCTCAAAGATATGCTCGGGGAGACATCAATGATAATGGTATCGCTTATGAGGCCGCCGACGCCATAATGCTTACCAATTTTTTCATTATTGGTCTCAGGGCTCTTGGAGACAAATACCTGGATGATTTTGTTTATGATATTAACGCCGATGGTACGCCCCTGAGGCTTGCCGACCTGATTTATATGATTCGTATTATCAGCGGCGACGCCAAGCCATTACCGTAA
- a CDS encoding sigma-54 dependent transcriptional regulator codes for MSSILVIDDKDSMRKMVAQTLSEEGYNVSMAANGSEGLNLARDKQFDLVITDLKMPDVDGLEVLSNVKEINDETAVIVMTAYGTIETAVDAMKKGAEDFLTKPFDTEHMLLLVERALKSQRVIAENEILREELGNRLGMGEIIGSNEKMIEVLKLIQKVAVSDTSVLLQGESGTGKELFSRAIHNLSPRKKGPFIAINCAAIPRELLENELFGSERGAFTGSVARKIGKFEIADGGTIFLDEIGDMDIGLQAKLLRVLQERTVERLGGTRSTKIDTRVIAASNADLKDLITQKKFREDLYYRLSVFPVVIPPLRVRINDLESLANHFIARYCREMNKKSKSLSKDALTLMEKYHWPGNVRELENTIERAIILCDGKKIKPEHMAIRLKSNNEIQLREGAGLKEIGAHAQGQAERAAILRVLNQVRGNKRRCAKILQIDYTTLFDKIKRYKIDAKR; via the coding sequence ATGTCCTCAATACTTGTAATTGATGATAAGGATTCTATGCGCAAAATGGTGGCCCAGACTCTAAGCGAGGAAGGGTATAATGTTTCTATGGCGGCCAATGGCTCGGAAGGTCTGAATTTGGCACGGGATAAGCAATTTGATCTTGTCATTACCGATTTGAAGATGCCCGACGTTGATGGCTTGGAGGTCCTCTCCAACGTCAAAGAAATCAATGATGAGACGGCTGTAATCGTAATGACCGCTTATGGCACCATAGAAACCGCCGTGGACGCTATGAAAAAAGGGGCTGAGGATTTTCTAACTAAACCGTTCGATACGGAGCATATGTTGCTTCTGGTTGAACGGGCGCTGAAATCTCAACGAGTAATTGCCGAGAATGAAATCCTCCGAGAGGAGCTTGGCAATCGTCTCGGGATGGGTGAAATAATAGGCTCAAACGAAAAAATGATCGAGGTTCTCAAACTTATCCAAAAGGTTGCAGTATCGGACACATCGGTTTTGCTTCAGGGTGAGTCGGGCACTGGTAAGGAACTGTTCTCCCGTGCGATTCATAATTTATCGCCTCGCAAGAAGGGGCCGTTTATAGCAATTAACTGCGCTGCCATTCCCCGCGAGCTTTTGGAAAACGAATTGTTTGGTTCAGAACGAGGGGCTTTTACCGGATCGGTGGCACGCAAGATTGGGAAATTTGAGATTGCCGACGGCGGTACGATATTTTTGGACGAAATCGGCGACATGGATATTGGGCTTCAGGCTAAACTGCTTCGGGTCCTGCAGGAAAGAACGGTCGAACGGCTGGGAGGAACTCGTTCGACAAAAATAGATACGCGCGTTATAGCGGCCTCGAATGCAGATCTGAAAGATTTAATAACTCAGAAGAAATTCAGGGAGGATTTGTATTATCGATTATCGGTGTTTCCGGTAGTAATTCCGCCATTGCGGGTGAGGATAAATGATTTGGAATCTTTGGCCAATCACTTTATTGCTCGTTATTGTCGGGAGATGAACAAGAAATCCAAATCATTATCAAAAGACGCTCTGACCTTGATGGAAAAATATCATTGGCCGGGTAATGTCCGAGAGTTGGAAAATACTATAGAGCGGGCAATAATTCTCTGTGACGGCAAAAAAATCAAGCCGGAACATATGGCTATTAGATTAAAAAGCAACAACGAAATACAGCTTCGTGAAGGCGCCGGACTCAAGGAAATCGGGGCTCATGCCCAAGGACAGGCGGAGCGAGCCGCAATTCTCAGAGTATTGAATCAGGTTCGAGGAAATAAACGCCGTTGTGCCAAAATTCTACAAATTGACTACACAACTTTGTTCGATAAGATTAAGAGATACAAGATTGACGCAAAGAGATAA
- a CDS encoding trypsin-like peptidase domain-containing protein, protein MRKLCIISSAVIMLSSAIFAQSGYQKDIYDARDKVLPALIHIQPVVYDYVSGREKKHSTVGSGVIISRNGYAVTNYHVAGRAERIICTLHDREQIPAELIGGDPATDLAVIKLDLSDYKGRIEPATMGNSDDLQVGQTVLAMGSPLALSRSVSIGVISTLNRFFSGEIRLPSGEQTGRFNTWLQTDAAINPGNSGGPLVNLRGEVVGINTRGVFYAENIGFSIPINIVKEVSTILIEKGNVDRSWIGVHAQPLQELENFFGTETNKGVLIASVDPGSPAEQAGIEAGQIILSFDGHEVSARFEEELPSFYKRISMANPGEETEVVILSNGNNKRLKITPRLLGALQGDDFDFDRWGFTAKSITRQMAIDDRLTDTIGVYITQAAAPGPAFNGGLRRGDVIKKINKDKVVDLNNLKDQYEFLNGEEKILLTINRRDETRYVLLKLDGIEVEND, encoded by the coding sequence ATGAGAAAACTATGCATAATTTCATCCGCGGTGATAATGTTGTCATCCGCGATTTTCGCTCAATCAGGCTATCAAAAAGATATATACGACGCTCGTGATAAAGTTTTACCGGCTTTGATTCATATTCAACCGGTAGTTTATGATTATGTATCCGGCCGGGAGAAAAAGCATTCAACGGTCGGTTCCGGGGTTATAATTTCAAGGAATGGCTATGCCGTCACTAATTACCATGTGGCCGGTCGGGCCGAGAGAATTATATGTACTCTGCATGATAGAGAGCAGATTCCGGCGGAATTAATCGGCGGCGATCCGGCGACTGATTTGGCGGTTATAAAGCTCGATCTATCCGATTATAAGGGCAGGATTGAACCGGCCACGATGGGCAATTCCGATGATTTGCAGGTGGGGCAGACAGTTCTGGCTATGGGCTCGCCGCTGGCGTTATCCCGGTCGGTTTCAATCGGCGTTATATCCACTCTCAATCGTTTCTTTTCGGGGGAAATCAGGCTGCCTTCCGGGGAGCAGACGGGCCGCTTTAATACCTGGCTTCAGACCGATGCGGCCATCAATCCCGGAAATTCTGGTGGACCACTGGTAAATCTCCGCGGGGAAGTCGTGGGAATAAATACCCGAGGCGTTTTTTATGCCGAAAATATCGGATTTTCAATACCAATAAATATCGTTAAAGAGGTGTCAACGATTCTAATCGAAAAAGGAAACGTTGACCGTAGTTGGATTGGGGTTCATGCGCAGCCTCTACAGGAATTGGAAAACTTCTTTGGCACTGAAACCAATAAGGGCGTTCTCATTGCTTCGGTTGACCCCGGATCGCCTGCCGAGCAAGCGGGGATTGAAGCGGGCCAGATAATTCTTAGCTTTGACGGGCATGAGGTTTCGGCCCGATTTGAAGAAGAGCTGCCGTCGTTTTACAAGCGAATATCGATGGCAAATCCGGGCGAAGAGACGGAAGTCGTAATCCTGTCCAACGGAAATAACAAAAGACTCAAGATAACTCCGCGATTATTGGGCGCTTTGCAGGGCGATGATTTTGATTTTGACCGCTGGGGATTTACGGCCAAATCGATAACGAGGCAAATGGCAATAGATGATCGCCTGACTGATACAATTGGAGTGTACATAACACAGGCGGCCGCACCCGGTCCGGCTTTTAACGGCGGGTTGCGCCGGGGTGACGTGATCAAGAAAATCAATAAAGATAAAGTGGTGGATTTGAATAACCTGAAAGACCAATATGAATTCCTAAACGGTGAGGAAAAGATTTTATTGACCATCAATAGACGCGATGAAACCCGTTATGTTTTGCTAAAACTGGATGGAATCGAGGTGGAAAATGATTAA
- a CDS encoding PDZ domain-containing protein has translation MINKLFTIALSCILILSGCLVFANDSESITDIKQVYDKINKSLVVVEYVAEMNFMGQSERMEGRVLGLAVGENLIIFDGSPFGHGAGFGASMFGAPRVDKPTSLKIKDYKGDTYELDYIGVDDYTSIAFGRLKEFDVGKVIPAEFVDTDLKLGTSIYIFWLLPKNYEPRFQVAKSVITNVLSKPEEFYLTGEINQDFIMSPVIMRNGKLAGVVSLAGQASSSPFDYGTVFGPPVGIMPLEKFKNLLAHPPAPDEFKRGWLGVSMQALDPDVASMLGFEVSGGIIVTDILKNTPAEKAGIRTGDFIVEFDGKPIEVTEQAGLSVFQKKISDAGAGGTINLKYIRPGGDKIDTGHVTIVLTQRPISPNDAPRYEDKNYDLTVRDLVFADFNNRDLDEGEIQGIVVEKSESGGWAYVGGVGGGHIIMKINDQEVKSVKDFETIMKEIEANKESETVFMVWRRHKTQFKHVKTHWE, from the coding sequence ATGATTAATAAATTATTTACGATTGCGCTAAGCTGCATTTTAATTTTATCCGGCTGTTTGGTTTTCGCGAATGACTCTGAGTCTATAACGGATATTAAACAGGTATATGATAAAATAAACAAATCATTGGTAGTTGTTGAATATGTCGCAGAAATGAATTTCATGGGCCAGAGCGAACGGATGGAAGGTCGCGTACTTGGTTTGGCAGTCGGAGAGAATTTGATCATCTTTGATGGAAGTCCGTTCGGTCATGGTGCAGGCTTCGGAGCGAGTATGTTTGGGGCTCCCCGGGTGGATAAGCCGACCTCCTTGAAAATCAAGGATTATAAAGGCGATACCTATGAGCTCGATTATATCGGTGTGGATGATTACACCTCAATCGCATTCGGGCGGCTGAAAGAATTCGATGTCGGTAAAGTGATCCCGGCCGAGTTTGTGGATACCGATTTGAAGTTAGGTACCAGTATTTATATCTTTTGGCTATTGCCGAAGAATTATGAGCCTCGGTTCCAGGTGGCGAAAAGTGTAATAACTAACGTCCTGTCAAAACCCGAAGAGTTTTATTTGACCGGTGAAATAAATCAGGATTTTATAATGTCCCCGGTTATAATGCGTAACGGAAAACTGGCGGGAGTAGTCTCACTGGCCGGTCAGGCGTCGAGCTCGCCTTTCGATTATGGAACAGTTTTTGGCCCGCCCGTAGGGATTATGCCGCTGGAAAAATTCAAGAATCTCCTGGCGCATCCTCCCGCTCCGGACGAATTCAAGCGGGGATGGCTGGGAGTATCTATGCAGGCTCTTGATCCGGATGTGGCAAGTATGCTCGGTTTCGAAGTTTCGGGTGGCATAATCGTAACCGATATTTTGAAAAATACTCCCGCGGAAAAAGCTGGAATAAGAACCGGAGATTTTATCGTTGAATTTGATGGCAAACCGATCGAAGTTACTGAACAAGCCGGTCTATCGGTCTTTCAGAAAAAAATATCCGATGCCGGAGCCGGGGGCACTATTAATTTGAAATATATTCGCCCGGGCGGTGATAAGATCGACACCGGGCATGTAACGATTGTATTAACGCAGCGTCCGATTTCTCCTAATGACGCTCCGCGCTACGAAGATAAAAATTATGACCTAACCGTTCGGGATTTGGTTTTCGCCGATTTTAATAACCGCGACTTGGATGAAGGTGAAATTCAGGGGATTGTTGTAGAAAAATCTGAATCCGGAGGTTGGGCCTACGTCGGTGGAGTTGGGGGCGGCCATATTATTATGAAGATTAATGATCAGGAAGTAAAATCGGTTAAAGATTTTGAGACGATTATGAAGGAGATTGAAGCCAACAAGGAAAGCGAAACCGTATTCATGGTCTGGAGGCGTCACAAGACACAATTTAAACACGTAAAGACGCACTGGGAATAA